The following coding sequences lie in one Sedimentibacter sp. MB35-C1 genomic window:
- a CDS encoding ferritin family protein, which produces MYKEELSIISQAVLNEVEGYEFYKLAANQATSPGTKEAFLELANEELKHADYLKTLWSKLSNGDNFTIDDILESGIAVPSPEIYKWEKVDKSNASVAMSVFGIGIQMEKSSIEFYENAKSKVSSKESKDLFDILIGWEKVHLNQFTEQYDILKEDWWAEQGFAPF; this is translated from the coding sequence ATGTATAAGGAAGAATTATCAATCATATCGCAGGCCGTTCTTAACGAAGTAGAAGGCTATGAATTTTATAAGCTGGCCGCAAATCAAGCAACATCACCAGGAACAAAGGAAGCATTTTTAGAGCTGGCAAATGAAGAGCTAAAACATGCCGATTATCTCAAAACCCTATGGAGTAAGCTATCAAATGGCGATAATTTTACAATTGATGACATACTGGAATCCGGCATTGCAGTTCCGTCACCAGAAATATACAAATGGGAAAAGGTAGACAAAAGTAATGCATCAGTAGCTATGTCAGTTTTTGGGATTGGAATTCAGATGGAAAAAAGCTCAATAGAGTTTTATGAAAATGCTAAGTCAAAGGTTTCATCAAAAGAAAGTAAAGACTTGTTTGATATACTGATTGGCTGGGAAAAAGTACATCTTAATCAATTCACAGAGCAATACGATATATTGAAGGAAGATTGGTGGGCTGAACAAGGCTTCGCACCTTTTTAG
- a CDS encoding M18 family aminopeptidase, with protein MYKDISREMMNFIKKSPSAFHAVEEIKNELISNGFTELSEGKKWDIEKEKKYFVTRNLSSIIAFKTGEDLEEYSFNIVASHGDSPNFKIKDNYKIETKNKYIQLNTEKYGGMIYSSWFDRPLSAAGRIVIKKGNSIESRLVNIDRDLVIIPNVAIHINREINSAMKYNEQVDLMPLYGSSCAGECDLMDMVAEFSDVQKDNIISSDLYLYNRMEPSIWGGGYEFLSSPRLDNLQCAYATLKGFMQGYNSKSVSVYCCFDNEEVGSGTKQGAASTFLPDVLKRINSSLGKADEEYLCALASSFMVSADNAHAVHPNHPEKSDPSNGVYMNEGVVIKHNANQKYTTDSVSCAVFQLLCENAGVKYQHYSNRSDMPGGSTLGNIASLNVSINTVDVGLAQLAMHSSYETAGIMDTYSMVCVMKEFFNSHIEQTDIGKLNIVK; from the coding sequence TTGTATAAGGATATATCGAGAGAAATGATGAATTTCATTAAAAAAAGCCCTAGTGCATTTCATGCTGTTGAAGAAATAAAGAATGAACTTATTTCTAATGGATTTACTGAATTGAGCGAGGGAAAAAAATGGGATATTGAAAAGGAAAAAAAATATTTTGTTACAAGGAATTTATCCTCGATAATAGCTTTTAAGACAGGTGAGGATTTGGAAGAGTACAGCTTTAATATTGTGGCTTCTCACGGTGATTCACCTAACTTTAAAATTAAGGACAACTATAAGATTGAGACAAAAAATAAATACATACAGCTTAATACTGAAAAATATGGAGGAATGATTTACTCGTCTTGGTTTGACAGACCTCTGTCAGCTGCCGGAAGGATTGTAATAAAAAAAGGAAATAGTATTGAATCAAGGCTTGTTAATATAGATAGAGACTTGGTTATTATTCCTAATGTGGCCATACATATTAACAGAGAAATAAATTCTGCCATGAAATACAACGAACAGGTTGATCTTATGCCTTTGTATGGGTCTTCATGCGCTGGAGAATGCGATTTAATGGATATGGTTGCGGAATTTTCGGATGTACAAAAGGACAATATAATCAGTTCGGATTTGTATCTGTATAACCGAATGGAACCCAGCATATGGGGAGGCGGTTATGAATTTTTGTCATCACCGAGGCTTGATAATCTTCAATGTGCATATGCTACACTGAAAGGTTTCATGCAGGGATATAATTCAAAATCCGTAAGCGTTTACTGCTGTTTCGATAATGAGGAAGTAGGAAGTGGAACAAAGCAGGGAGCAGCATCCACATTTCTGCCGGATGTTTTGAAAAGAATTAATTCCAGCTTGGGAAAGGCTGATGAAGAATATTTGTGTGCCCTTGCTTCTTCATTTATGGTATCTGCTGATAATGCACATGCTGTTCACCCGAACCATCCGGAAAAAAGCGATCCTTCAAATGGCGTATATATGAATGAAGGTGTAGTAATTAAGCATAATGCCAATCAGAAATATACAACGGATTCTGTAAGCTGTGCAGTATTCCAATTGTTGTGTGAGAATGCAGGAGTGAAGTACCAGCATTATTCAAACCGCTCTGATATGCCTGGTGGTAGTACACTTGGCAATATAGCTTCGCTGAATGTAAGCATCAACACGGTTGATGTTGGACTTGCTCAGCTGGCAATGCATTCATCCTATGAAACTGCCGGTATTATGGATACGTACAGCATGGTTTGTGTAATGAAAGAATTTTTCAATTCACACATAGAGCAAACTGATATAGGGAAATTGAATATTGTTAAATGA
- the cytX gene encoding putative hydroxymethylpyrimidine transporter CytX, with amino-acid sequence MESYKTSTLSNGLLWFGAAISIAEIYTGTLFVPLGFEKGFIAIVIGHIIGCILLYYSGIIGAESKKSSMESVGFSFGVQGRKFFALLNVLQLVGWTAVMIMQGSKAMGIMLNSGAGAQSDIIWSFIIGAIILLWVVIGYKNLEKINIFTIGGLFILTVLLGFTVFSGTEQAEVAGSMSFGMAIELSIAMPLSWLPLISDYTKNAKHPKVAARASVITYFIGSVFMYSIGLGAALYTGESDIAAMMLKVGFGLMGVLIILFSTVTTTFLDVYSAGVSFNAINSKLPEKTMAIAACVSGTLLAVFTPVEQYENFLYLIGSVFAPMISILIADYFILKKDNLKKSVDVTNFIIWGIGFILYRLFLNTDTIIGSTLPVMILSVIMCVAADKFNLKK; translated from the coding sequence ATGGAAAGTTACAAAACATCAACATTAAGCAATGGATTACTTTGGTTTGGTGCAGCAATATCCATTGCGGAAATTTACACAGGAACACTATTTGTACCACTGGGGTTTGAAAAAGGTTTTATTGCAATAGTAATAGGTCATATAATCGGATGTATACTATTGTATTATTCAGGGATTATAGGGGCGGAAAGCAAAAAATCTTCTATGGAATCCGTAGGATTTTCATTCGGCGTTCAGGGAAGAAAGTTTTTTGCGTTGCTCAATGTGTTACAGTTGGTCGGTTGGACAGCTGTAATGATAATGCAGGGGTCTAAGGCAATGGGAATAATGCTTAACTCTGGTGCAGGAGCCCAATCCGATATAATCTGGAGCTTTATAATCGGAGCAATAATTTTATTATGGGTTGTGATTGGGTATAAAAATTTGGAGAAGATAAACATCTTTACAATAGGTGGATTGTTTATTCTTACTGTACTTTTAGGCTTTACTGTATTCAGTGGTACAGAACAGGCAGAAGTGGCAGGCAGCATGAGTTTCGGTATGGCAATTGAACTTTCAATAGCTATGCCATTGTCATGGCTTCCTTTAATTTCTGACTATACTAAAAATGCCAAGCATCCTAAAGTGGCTGCACGTGCAAGTGTAATTACGTATTTTATAGGAAGTGTATTTATGTACTCAATAGGCCTTGGAGCAGCGTTATATACTGGCGAAAGTGATATTGCTGCGATGATGCTAAAAGTAGGATTCGGGTTAATGGGAGTGCTGATTATTTTATTTTCAACAGTTACAACAACGTTTCTGGATGTATATTCAGCAGGAGTCAGCTTTAATGCTATCAACAGCAAGCTTCCTGAAAAAACAATGGCCATTGCGGCATGTGTATCCGGAACCTTGCTGGCAGTTTTTACGCCGGTTGAACAATATGAAAACTTCTTATATTTAATAGGATCGGTTTTCGCTCCTATGATTTCTATTTTGATAGCTGATTATTTTATATTAAAAAAGGACAACTTGAAAAAATCAGTTGATGTTACTAATTTCATTATATGGGGGATAGGATTTATATTGTATCGTTTATTTTTAAATACTGATACAATTATAGGAAGTACGTTGCCGGTAATGATTCTTTCGGTTATAATGTGTGTAGCTGCAGACAAATTTAATCTTAAAAAATAA
- a CDS encoding HAD family phosphatase gives MKKFKYSIFDMDGTLLDSMPAWHNIGKEYLSFLKITPPKNLNEIIAPMSLEESAEYFIERFKMNLSVEEIISGVKSLIEDKYRYELKLKPYVKEYLEKLKKEGVFMCVATASPLKLAAAALERNGVLKCFSFIVSCDEVGVGKNKPDIYYLAASRLNADPQEIAVYEDADFALITAREAGFYTVGVYDDCFSHKRKDIELISHSYIESFKEVI, from the coding sequence GTGAAGAAGTTTAAATACTCAATTTTTGATATGGATGGCACATTGCTTGATTCAATGCCTGCTTGGCATAACATAGGAAAGGAGTATTTGTCTTTTCTTAAGATTACGCCTCCGAAAAACCTGAACGAAATTATTGCACCTATGTCTTTGGAAGAATCAGCAGAGTATTTCATAGAAAGGTTTAAAATGAACTTAAGTGTTGAGGAAATAATATCGGGAGTAAAAAGCCTGATAGAAGATAAGTATAGATATGAGCTGAAGTTAAAACCCTATGTCAAAGAATATCTAGAAAAATTAAAAAAAGAAGGCGTGTTCATGTGTGTTGCAACTGCTTCGCCTTTGAAATTAGCAGCTGCAGCGCTTGAGCGAAATGGTGTTTTAAAGTGTTTTTCCTTTATTGTCAGCTGCGATGAGGTGGGGGTTGGGAAAAACAAACCGGATATATATTACCTGGCGGCAAGCAGGTTAAATGCAGATCCGCAGGAAATAGCGGTCTATGAGGATGCTGATTTTGCATTAATAACAGCAAGAGAAGCAGGATTTTATACAGTAGGGGTATATGATGATTGCTTTAGCCATAAAAGAAAGGACATTGAATTAATAAGTCATTCATATATTGAATCATTTAAAGAGGTTATATAG
- the thiM gene encoding hydroxyethylthiazole kinase: MFSEIIDNVKNNVPLVHNITNYVTVNDCANILLACGGSPIMADDVDEVEEITSICNALVINIGTLNSRTIEAMIKAGKKANEINIPVILDPVGAGASKLRTETTFRLLREVKISVIRGNMSEIKVVGSSESNGARGVDANVADTVTEKNLDEAVNFIKCLSESLSSIIAVTGAIDIVADSHKAFVIKNGHPSMSKITGTGCMLTSIIGAYCGANRDNMLEASAAAVCGMGLSGEMAYRKTKENDGGTSSLRMHLIDYIGKINSEILEGGARFEIRK; encoded by the coding sequence ATGTTTTCTGAAATTATAGACAATGTAAAAAATAATGTGCCTCTGGTACATAACATTACAAATTATGTTACAGTAAATGACTGTGCTAATATTCTGCTGGCTTGCGGAGGGTCGCCAATAATGGCTGATGATGTTGATGAGGTTGAAGAAATCACTTCAATTTGCAATGCTCTGGTAATAAATATAGGGACGCTTAATTCAAGGACAATAGAAGCTATGATTAAGGCAGGTAAAAAAGCAAATGAAATAAATATACCTGTTATACTTGACCCTGTTGGAGCCGGAGCATCAAAGTTAAGAACTGAGACTACATTCAGGCTGTTAAGAGAAGTTAAAATTTCTGTAATACGAGGCAACATGTCCGAAATCAAGGTTGTCGGAAGCTCAGAATCAAACGGCGCAAGAGGGGTGGATGCAAATGTTGCAGATACTGTAACAGAAAAAAACTTAGATGAAGCGGTTAATTTCATTAAATGCTTATCCGAGAGTTTATCGTCGATTATAGCCGTTACAGGTGCCATAGATATAGTTGCTGATTCGCATAAGGCTTTTGTAATTAAAAATGGACATCCTTCTATGAGTAAAATAACAGGAACAGGTTGTATGCTTACTTCGATAATCGGAGCTTATTGCGGAGCTAACAGGGATAATATGCTTGAAGCATCTGCAGCAGCGGTGTGTGGAATGGGATTGAGCGGGGAAATGGCTTATAGAAAAACGAAGGAAAATGACGGCGGCACATCGTCTCTGAGAATGCATCTAATTGATTATATAGGAAAAATTAATTCTGAAATTTTGGAGGGAGGCGCTAGATTTGAAATTAGAAAGTAG
- the thiE gene encoding thiamine phosphate synthase, producing MKLESRDLLLYAITDRSWLGEKTLPQVVEEAILGGASFIQLREKNLSYQDFLRAAIEVKVVTDKYKIPFVINDNVDIAAESGADGVHIGQSDEGIKSAREKLGKDKIIGLSACTVEEAVIAEKAGADYLGVGTIFNTLTKSDERTVSKEELKKICDTVKIPVVAIGGISTDNSLELKGTGIEGISVISAIFAKNDIKNAARELFLLSQQIV from the coding sequence TTGAAATTAGAAAGTAGAGATCTACTTCTTTATGCAATAACTGACAGATCTTGGTTGGGAGAAAAAACTCTGCCTCAGGTTGTAGAAGAGGCAATATTGGGTGGAGCTTCATTTATACAACTAAGAGAAAAAAACTTAAGCTATCAGGATTTTTTGAGAGCCGCAATTGAAGTGAAAGTGGTTACAGATAAGTATAAGATTCCGTTTGTAATAAATGACAATGTTGATATTGCTGCAGAATCGGGAGCAGATGGCGTACATATAGGTCAGAGCGACGAGGGGATTAAGTCGGCCAGAGAAAAGCTAGGCAAAGATAAAATAATAGGATTGTCTGCATGTACGGTTGAAGAGGCTGTTATCGCAGAGAAAGCAGGAGCTGATTATTTGGGAGTGGGAACAATTTTCAATACGCTTACAAAATCAGACGAAAGGACGGTTTCTAAAGAAGAACTGAAAAAAATATGTGATACAGTAAAAATACCGGTCGTTGCAATTGGAGGAATATCAACCGATAATTCACTGGAACTTAAAGGTACAGGTATAGAAGGAATATCAGTAATATCTGCTATATTTGCCAAAAATGACATCAAAAATGCAGCCAGGGAATTATTTTTGTTATCACAACAAATAGTTTAG
- the thiD gene encoding bifunctional hydroxymethylpyrimidine kinase/phosphomethylpyrimidine kinase: MKKVLTIAGSDSSGGAGIQADLKTMSSHKIYGMSVITALTAQNTTGVLGVLDSSPEFVELQMDAVFTDIIPDAVKIGMVSNKEIISAISRKLIEYNAQNIVLDPVMVSTSGSRLFMDDSIDMLINKLMPLAKVITPNIHEAEVLCGFEVESKEDMKNAALKISETYSGCILIKGGHLADCSDDLLYADGVFTWYEQSKIDNPNTHGTGCTLSSAIACNLAEGFNVEKSILNAKEYITGALKANLNLGKGSGPLNHFWNKK, from the coding sequence ATGAAAAAAGTATTAACAATTGCCGGTTCAGATTCAAGTGGAGGAGCAGGGATTCAAGCAGATCTGAAAACAATGTCCAGCCATAAAATATATGGAATGAGCGTAATAACCGCACTAACTGCTCAAAATACAACAGGCGTGCTTGGAGTTTTAGATTCTTCTCCTGAATTTGTAGAATTGCAGATGGATGCAGTTTTTACCGACATAATACCGGATGCCGTAAAAATAGGGATGGTTTCAAACAAAGAGATAATTTCAGCAATTTCTCGAAAACTTATAGAGTACAATGCTCAAAATATTGTCCTTGATCCAGTCATGGTTTCAACCAGCGGCAGCAGGCTGTTTATGGACGATTCAATCGATATGCTGATAAATAAGCTAATGCCGCTTGCAAAGGTTATAACACCTAATATTCATGAAGCCGAAGTGCTTTGCGGATTTGAAGTCGAAAGCAAAGAAGATATGAAAAATGCAGCTCTTAAAATATCTGAAACATATTCTGGCTGTATTTTGATAAAGGGAGGACATTTAGCAGATTGCAGCGATGATTTACTGTACGCTGATGGTGTGTTTACATGGTATGAGCAGTCAAAAATTGACAACCCTAACACTCACGGAACAGGATGCACTCTATCATCAGCAATTGCATGCAATTTGGCAGAAGGATTCAACGTTGAGAAAAGTATTCTAAATGCAAAGGAATATATTACCGGAGCTTTGAAAGCAAACTTGAACTTGGGAAAAGGCAGCGGTCCGTTAAACCACTTTTGGAACAAAAAATAA
- a CDS encoding YifB family Mg chelatase-like AAA ATPase → MLSRIKTCVLYGLEGYIIDVETDLSGGLPNFSIVGLPDVSIKESRERVRAALKNSGFAFPVSRITVNLAPANLKKEGSQIDLPIALGILSASKVIEKAIGESTCIIGELSLDGRITAVEGALPMVISMRNNNFKRVVVPAENKDECGAIDGIDVIPVEHISDLVRYLNGHIEIEPYKVIYENCREPETTKEDFSEIKGQAAMKRAVEVAAAGMHNILLLGSPGSGKTMIARRIPTILPDLTFEEALEVTKIYSISGLLSSKRLIRNRPFRSPHHTSSRVSMAGGGSKPSPGEVSLAHYGVLFLDEIPEFPKNVIEVLRQPMEDGDISISRANGSFTFPAKFMMAASMNPCPCGYLGDPTHECSCSQGQIDKYLSKISGPLLNRIDIQVEVSPVKYEDLKDESTEESSSEIKKRIVRAREIQQKRYAELGIITNSELSGKYVSKYCKIGRESEMLLKDAFEKLGLSARAYNKILKVARTIADLDKSHNIETKHIAEAIQYRSLDRKYWR, encoded by the coding sequence ATGCTTTCCAGAATAAAAACCTGTGTTCTGTATGGTCTTGAAGGATATATCATAGATGTAGAAACAGACCTGTCCGGAGGACTGCCTAATTTCAGTATTGTAGGTCTGCCTGACGTATCTATTAAAGAATCGAGAGAAAGAGTCAGAGCTGCATTAAAGAACAGCGGATTTGCTTTTCCTGTAAGCCGTATTACAGTTAATCTTGCGCCGGCAAATTTAAAAAAAGAGGGAAGCCAGATAGATTTACCTATAGCCTTAGGCATATTATCAGCAAGCAAAGTGATAGAAAAGGCAATAGGTGAATCCACATGCATTATTGGAGAGCTTTCTCTTGACGGAAGGATTACTGCTGTCGAAGGTGCTTTGCCCATGGTGATTTCAATGAGGAATAATAATTTTAAGCGCGTTGTCGTACCGGCTGAAAATAAGGATGAATGTGGAGCAATTGACGGGATTGATGTTATTCCGGTCGAGCACATTTCAGATTTGGTTCGTTATCTTAATGGGCATATTGAAATTGAACCATACAAAGTTATATATGAAAACTGCAGAGAACCTGAAACCACTAAAGAAGATTTCTCGGAAATTAAAGGGCAGGCTGCGATGAAAAGGGCAGTAGAAGTTGCTGCTGCCGGGATGCATAACATATTGCTTCTGGGTTCTCCGGGTTCTGGCAAGACAATGATTGCAAGGCGAATTCCCACAATACTTCCCGACCTTACATTTGAAGAGGCGCTGGAGGTTACCAAAATTTACAGCATATCAGGATTACTTAGCAGCAAAAGGCTTATAAGGAACAGGCCGTTTCGCTCTCCTCACCACACTTCGTCGCGGGTCTCTATGGCAGGAGGCGGTTCAAAACCAAGCCCCGGCGAAGTTTCCCTGGCTCACTACGGGGTGCTTTTTCTTGATGAAATTCCTGAATTTCCTAAAAACGTCATTGAGGTATTGAGGCAACCGATGGAGGATGGTGATATTTCAATTTCGAGAGCAAATGGATCATTTACTTTTCCTGCAAAATTTATGATGGCAGCATCGATGAATCCATGTCCCTGCGGATATCTGGGTGATCCTACCCATGAATGCTCATGCAGTCAAGGACAGATAGACAAATATCTCAGTAAGATTTCAGGGCCGCTTTTGAACAGAATAGACATCCAAGTGGAGGTATCACCGGTAAAATATGAGGACTTAAAAGATGAAAGCACGGAAGAATCATCAAGCGAAATAAAGAAGCGAATAGTTAGGGCAAGAGAGATTCAGCAAAAAAGATATGCTGAGTTGGGAATTATTACAAATTCAGAACTCAGCGGCAAATATGTATCAAAGTACTGCAAGATTGGCAGGGAATCAGAGATGCTGCTCAAGGATGCTTTTGAGAAACTTGGACTAAGTGCAAGGGCATACAATAAAATTCTAAAAGTTGCAAGAACAATTGCAGATTTGGATAAATCCCATAATATAGAGACAAAGCACATTGCGGAAGCTATACAATACAGAAGTCTGGATCGCAAATACTGGAGGTAA
- the dprA gene encoding DNA-processing protein DprA produces MERLDINQKTIAWLNSAKGISNRSIEKILEYFNNSPNDLWDNFENEKNNLSFIKYEAINSLCKIKAHFEEMLLIKLKEQNIGIVTVYDKYYPEKLRHMDGSPYILYYKGRLDRINDLSIAVVGSRKATAYGKWVTEKLTGELSELGINIISGLAIGIDSIAHRTSLKSNANTFGVIGCGIDVVYPRINERLYLEIAEKGGAVLTEYPLGMQPLPNNFHARNRIISGLSDGVLVIEAREKSGTLITAGHAANQGREIFAVPGGIDSLYSKGTNALIKDGAKITTSIDDIIEEIPELRERINKKQSCDNCLSFTSNEITIINSLKLGGKTLDALSEETQIGTGELLGLITLLEMKGAVRRVSGNKFIIN; encoded by the coding sequence ATGGAAAGGCTTGATATCAATCAAAAAACCATCGCGTGGCTTAATTCGGCAAAGGGTATATCCAACAGGTCTATAGAGAAGATTCTTGAATATTTTAATAACAGTCCAAATGATTTATGGGATAATTTTGAAAATGAAAAGAATAATCTTTCATTTATAAAGTATGAAGCTATAAATTCATTGTGTAAGATTAAGGCGCATTTTGAAGAAATGTTGCTCATAAAACTTAAAGAACAAAACATAGGAATAGTTACCGTGTATGATAAATATTATCCTGAAAAACTGCGACATATGGACGGCTCACCATATATATTATACTACAAGGGAAGGTTGGATAGAATTAATGATTTGTCAATAGCCGTTGTTGGATCTCGCAAAGCAACAGCTTACGGGAAGTGGGTTACTGAGAAGCTGACCGGTGAATTATCGGAACTTGGAATAAATATTATCAGCGGACTTGCAATAGGCATAGATTCAATAGCACATAGAACATCTTTGAAATCCAACGCTAATACATTTGGGGTTATAGGGTGCGGCATAGATGTAGTTTATCCAAGAATAAATGAGCGTTTATATTTGGAAATCGCAGAAAAAGGGGGAGCTGTACTGACAGAGTATCCATTGGGTATGCAGCCTCTTCCTAATAATTTTCATGCAAGAAACAGGATTATCAGCGGACTTTCAGACGGTGTGCTTGTTATTGAAGCGCGAGAAAAAAGCGGGACTCTTATAACAGCAGGTCACGCCGCAAACCAAGGGCGGGAAATTTTTGCAGTACCCGGAGGAATAGACAGCCTTTACAGCAAAGGAACAAATGCTCTTATTAAGGATGGAGCCAAAATAACAACTTCAATTGATGATATAATTGAAGAAATACCGGAATTGAGAGAGAGAATAAATAAAAAACAAAGCTGCGATAATTGTCTTAGTTTTACAAGTAATGAGATCACAATTATAAACAGCCTGAAATTAGGAGGCAAGACATTAGATGCCCTAAGCGAAGAAACCCAGATAGGTACCGGAGAACTTTTGGGTCTAATTACCTTACTGGAAATGAAAGGTGCTGTTAGACGAGTTTCAGGAAATAAATTTATTATCAACTAA
- a CDS encoding metal-dependent transcriptional regulator — MGNKDYHTFSKYMKKNGNHLTASMEDYLEMIYRLSSKSGFTRINELSDALNVHPPSATRMVQRLGKENLLKYEKYGVIILKEEGKTLGELLLKRHNTIENFLRAIGIPDEILLKETEKIEHTISEYTEKCFETFISFIKDNSEFKKKYDEYKIQNRNVEE; from the coding sequence ATGGGAAATAAAGATTATCATACATTCAGTAAATATATGAAAAAAAATGGAAACCATCTTACAGCTTCCATGGAAGATTATCTGGAAATGATTTATAGACTTAGCTCCAAATCCGGATTTACAAGAATAAATGAATTATCTGATGCTCTAAACGTTCACCCGCCTTCAGCCACACGAATGGTACAAAGGTTAGGAAAAGAAAATTTATTGAAATATGAGAAATACGGAGTAATAATATTGAAAGAAGAAGGAAAAACCTTGGGAGAACTTTTGCTGAAAAGACATAATACAATAGAAAATTTTTTAAGAGCAATAGGCATACCTGACGAAATTCTTTTAAAAGAAACAGAAAAAATAGAGCATACTATAAGTGAGTATACCGAAAAATGCTTTGAGACTTTTATTTCATTTATAAAAGATAACTCGGAATTTAAGAAAAAATATGACGAATACAAAATCCAGAACAGAAACGTTGAAGAATAA
- a CDS encoding carboxymuconolactone decarboxylase family protein — protein sequence MNDYFDNYDVIEKNLKYLTDNHREIYEAYEKFGKLIHEKGGPLEEKTRWLIKVSLSAECQNEYSLRTHILKALNSGCRENEIEHAILLVAPTCGFPKMMRAMLTFRQVMDSQGK from the coding sequence ATGAATGACTATTTTGATAATTACGATGTAATAGAAAAGAACCTCAAATATTTAACAGATAATCATCGCGAAATTTATGAGGCTTATGAAAAATTCGGAAAACTGATTCATGAAAAAGGGGGTCCTTTAGAAGAAAAAACGAGGTGGCTTATAAAAGTATCATTATCAGCTGAATGTCAAAACGAATATTCTCTCAGAACTCATATTTTAAAAGCTCTCAATAGTGGATGCAGAGAGAATGAAATAGAACATGCAATACTGCTGGTTGCACCCACATGCGGTTTTCCAAAAATGATGAGAGCAATGCTTACTTTCAGGCAAGTTATGGATAGCCAGGGAAAATAA